The following is a genomic window from Thermodesulfobacteriota bacterium.
AAAGGGCCTTATCGGCTCTCTTGATGCAGCTGTCCAGGGTGTCGCTGGCTCCCTGGTATTGGCTCAGGCCGAAGGTCATGGTAACGGGGGGGATGTCGACGCCGTTGAAGGTGTAGCCTGTTTCCTCGAGCCTGTTCCGGATTCGCTCGGCAACGGCCAGGCCGCCTTCCAGGTCGGTTTCGATCAGCATGATGAGGAACTCTTCTCCGCCCCAGCGGGCCGGACAGTCAATGTTGCGGACCTGATCTTTCAGGAGTTGCGCCACGGACTGGAGAACGAAGTCTCCGGCGTCATGGCCGTGGGCGTCGTTTACAGCCTTGAAATTGTCAATATCTCCGAGGATGAGGGTGAAGGTGTTTTTCAGGCGCATCTGCCGCTGCTGTTCTTCCCTGATTTTTTCGATCAGGTCCCGGCGGTTGGAAAGGCCGGTCAGCGGGTCCTGCTTGGAGGCGCACTCGAATTTCTCCTTTTCTTCCCGGATATGCCGTAGTAGCAGCAATTGTGATGCCTCATAGTAGTAAAGCATGAAGGTGAGGAGCAGATAGATGGTGATATACCGGCCGATGACGGGGAGGGTATAGGGCGGCGTGCCCATGATCGACTGAGGCGCTGCCATGAGAATCACGGTCAGGGCAAAGAACAGCAAGCTGGCGTTCATGCCGGCTCTTTTGCCCAGGATGGAAAAAAACACGGCCGGCGGGACAAAGGTCCAGAGAAAGTAGGAAATCTCCTGTCGTCCCAGAACAACGGTGCTGATGCAGATGGCGATGAAGACCAGGCTGA
Proteins encoded in this region:
- a CDS encoding GGDEF domain-containing protein, which produces MSNPDTTHKVSRLNRAIVKLSSPLQLRPEERHRRIPAVFILIGCIITMMIFTPYHFFAGHFLITAADIVALIAAVSTLLHLRKAQQGGMAYWMISLVFIAICISTVVLGRQEISYFLWTFVPPAVFFSILGKRAGMNASLLFFALTVILMAAPQSIMGTPPYTLPVIGRYITIYLLLTFMLYYYEASQLLLLRHIREEKEKFECASKQDPLTGLSNRRDLIEKIREEQQRQMRLKNTFTLILGDIDNFKAVNDAHGHDAGDFVLQSVAQLLKDQVRNIDCPARWGGEEFLIMLIETDLEGGLAVAERIRNRLEETGYTFNGVDIPPVTMTFGLSQYQGASDTLDSCIKRADKALYTGKSRGKNTVVTA